One window of Chryseobacterium sp. 7 genomic DNA carries:
- a CDS encoding NuoM family protein yields the protein MSCLLLTLLLLPLVGSGLVFAWKNSSSKYLALGIALVQMLLTFYMLSDFNFGPTVDSKLQYEITYPWSQFIKSSLHFGVDGMSMLLLVLTNILAPIIILSSFNENVNYRNTFYGLILLMQFGLVGVFTSLDGLLFYIFWEVTLIPIWFIAGLWGQENKRFEFTTKFFVYTFVGSLFMLAGLIYVYNHSASFALTDLYNAQLNEVQQTVVFWFIFFAFAVKLPVFPFHTWQPDTYTYSPTQGSMLLSGIMLKMAVYGVMRYLLPITPLPIAGISGQIVIILAIVGIVHGALIAIIQTDMKRIIAYSSFSHVGLMVAGIFASAVVTLRGTFNVEGAEGALVQTFAHGINVVGLFYCCDILYKRFKSRDIRQMGGLAKVAPKFAVLFLIIILGSMGVPLTNGFIGEFILLKSVYDFNGTAAVIAGLTVILCAVYLLRFYGKAMFGEGDEAVLSTAKDLSGVEFSVLASLAVFVILLGIFPQPVIDMVSSSVKFIYQSMVS from the coding sequence ATGTCTTGTTTATTATTAACATTATTACTATTACCTCTAGTAGGTTCGGGATTAGTTTTTGCATGGAAGAATAGTTCCAGCAAATATTTGGCGCTTGGAATTGCATTGGTACAGATGCTACTTACCTTCTATATGCTTTCGGATTTCAATTTTGGACCGACAGTAGACAGTAAGCTTCAGTACGAAATCACTTATCCTTGGTCTCAATTCATTAAAAGCTCTCTTCATTTCGGTGTTGACGGGATGAGCATGCTTCTTTTAGTGTTGACCAATATTCTGGCTCCAATCATCATTTTATCATCTTTCAACGAAAATGTAAACTACAGAAATACATTCTACGGATTAATTCTGTTGATGCAGTTTGGTCTTGTAGGAGTATTCACTTCTTTAGACGGATTGTTATTCTACATTTTCTGGGAAGTAACTTTGATTCCAATTTGGTTCATTGCCGGACTTTGGGGACAAGAGAATAAAAGGTTCGAATTCACTACGAAATTCTTCGTATATACATTCGTGGGATCATTATTTATGTTGGCTGGATTGATCTATGTGTACAACCACTCTGCATCATTCGCTTTAACAGATTTATATAATGCCCAACTGAACGAAGTACAGCAGACTGTGGTATTCTGGTTTATTTTCTTTGCTTTTGCAGTGAAATTACCGGTATTTCCTTTCCATACATGGCAGCCTGATACCTATACCTACTCTCCTACTCAGGGATCCATGTTATTATCAGGGATCATGCTGAAGATGGCAGTATATGGCGTAATGCGTTATTTACTTCCAATTACACCGCTTCCGATTGCAGGAATTTCCGGGCAGATTGTGATTATTCTTGCTATTGTAGGAATTGTTCACGGAGCTCTTATTGCTATTATCCAGACGGATATGAAGAGAATTATTGCGTATTCATCTTTCTCTCACGTAGGATTGATGGTAGCAGGGATCTTCGCTTCTGCAGTAGTTACTTTAAGAGGAACTTTCAATGTAGAAGGAGCTGAAGGAGCTTTAGTACAGACTTTTGCACACGGTATCAACGTAGTAGGTTTATTCTACTGTTGTGATATTCTATATAAGAGATTTAAATCAAGAGACATCAGACAAATGGGTGGTTTAGCTAAAGTAGCGCCTAAGTTTGCGGTGTTGTTTCTGATCATTATATTAGGTTCAATGGGAGTTCCATTGACCAATGGATTCATCGGAGAATTTATTCTGTTGAAATCTGTTTATGATTTTAACGGAACAGCAGCAGTAATTGCTGGTCTTACGGTAATTCTTTGTGCGGTGTATTTATTGAGATTTTACGGAAAAGCAATGTTTGGAGAAGGAGATGAAGCCGTTTTAAGTACAGCAAAAGATTTATCTGGTGTAGAGTTTTCTGTATTGGCAAGTTTAGCGGTTTTTGTGATTTTACTAGGTATTTTCCCACAACCGGTAATCGACATGGTGAGTAGTTCGGTGAAGTTTATCTACCAATCAATGGTAAGTTAA